From the genome of Spodoptera frugiperda isolate SF20-4 chromosome 7, AGI-APGP_CSIRO_Sfru_2.0, whole genome shotgun sequence:
cattaaataattaagttgTATCAGTTGATTTTTGTTTCTTACAGGGATGTTACAACACATGTTCCGATGTAGGGACCGCAATTAGGCAAATATATAGTGTAGAATTTTATTCTCTTTAGCAATGTTACCAGTGACGGATGGGTGTGAAGTTCTGAAGATCGAACTCAGTTGCGTGCTTTTGGAGAAGTCTTTATCTATTAGTAGACAGAAAAGGGCTGATAAGaatgtattttcattttatggTAGGATTTTTGTATCTGGAGTTAGGAACCTAGATAGTGATATAGCCTATACAAACATGTTTTCCCTTTGGTTATGGGTTAAAGgctagttataaaataaaaatacaggcGCTCGATTAATtaccaataatttatttattgcactatactacaatttactttaattcaCAAGCCTTGAAATTCAGATATGACAACTTTGATTACGTTTAGTaactttaatgaataaaactattcactaaagtagcaaaacaaaacaaagaagtTACAGAGTGTCTGTTAAAGTGTAAAGCAACGACAACACTGACAATTATCAAAAAGAGGTTTAATATAAGTTGGCTTGAATACACAGTAATTACGTCATCATTGTTTTACGAAgtctaatttgtattttgtattcacTTAATCGAAAAAAGTTAAGCTAATCTATTACTATTTAATCCTTATTCtatagaataatttattgtttcagTTTTTTGAGTTCCAGTTCGTATTTGACGGTGTATTTGGACTGAGGGTCGTATTTGGCCTTGAGGCGGTTCCAGGACTCCTCTTCGTTGTTGATGAGGTGGCCCAAGACCCTGCGGGTACCACTGCGCTGAGCATCGGTACACTTGGCACAGTTCTGTTCTAAAGCTTCCCTGATGTGAGCtggaaaagaaagaaatatgcTGTAGAATATTTTGAAGACATAATAGTCATcatagtttttaaactaacatggtcactaacactattattagaacttatgacgggatatttacgtTAACCAAGCTAGTTAGGcaagttaatccgtgatcatggcgcttgcaacagtgccgaaacatCGGAAACTCGctaaagtgaataaacatggtaaatatcccgtcataagttctaataatagtcgTCATAGTTTCGTCTGCGTCGAAGGATTAATATTGTGTCTCTTGTCCGGACTTAAACATTAGTATTTTTGTTGGTCCAAAACAACGTTATAGGTACAAAACTTATCATTAAATtctgttaaatatttgtttgaaaaataaatgttttgatccattttacacaataaaaatcttgtttttatttttgtacattatttaaaatgagTTTTAAGCAGATACCGGTTTCTACCTTTtcctatattatttatattggtatacgatttaataataaatattaagattaTGTGATATATAAACTGgttgttttaaatgttaaatgttcagagaaacataaacaaaagtgctttatattattcaaacaaCTATACCTAGTAGTTTCATGACcaagggcctgtttcacaaagTCTGGATTAAGCCACTATGCTCTACTGCATGTACCAATGATTATAAGTGATTTGccacataatttatatatttattcataacattttcaaatactaaTAGCGCTAAGGGTACTTCTATATGAGCTAGGGCTGTAAAAGATTCATTTTAACAGCCTcactcatttaaataaatatacaaaactacTTACATTTCAGTTCCTTGCCATCAGCAGTGCACTTGCCCTCTTCGAGGATGCACTTAATGTAAGGAGTCAGGAGACGACGGTTTCCGAGGATCTCATCCAGGTTGACATTGTCGTACCTATCGGTGTAAGTGCTGCCATTTGGCTTGGCCAGAGCCACTGCAGCCAGACCGAACAAACACAGAACTATGAAGGACTTCAttctgtaacaaataaataaaacttttaacaagAATATAAGGGCTAGTAAAGTATACTACTATATATAATGTGGCagtatttaagaaatattacGATAGTTTTAAATGGAGTTGAATTGGTCTGCTTGGTTCTAAATAGACTGACTCTCAATAAAATTCGTCTCAATTGTAAAGTAAGAACTATTGGCTTTGAAATGATATAAGGAAAATGGCCTCTAATCACGCAATGTTATGGTTTCTAATACAATAGTAAAGTTAAGATtaacattgtataaaaaaactagtaaataCTTCTTGTAATAATGCTGTATTTTGCTGAGTCATTATTGAATACAGAGCTATTATTTAATgcaattattcaattttaatattttttataacttattactccccaataaagttgaaaaaattATCCAAATCGATACAGCCGATTGGAAGATTCGTGcgtataaataacatttagacgaataatataattaaacaattacataggtacatcgaagaaattgtatttttctttgtataccagttttatataaatataagataaataatagtaaaaccGGTGAGGAAGCCGGTGTTCTCAGTCGGATAGTCTTCATTATTCATGTACACCTTGACCGCTTAAATGACAATGACCCGCACGCAAATGGTAATCTTATCCTTGTCGcacaaaatcatatttataatatataagtaaattGAAAAACTCATAAAACCATAATTTCGCAATAAGTCTATTCAAATTATGAGTATTTACAAGTTGGATTACAATTAGACAATAAAAAATGGATATCCAAAACGTTTGtacatataa
Proteins encoded in this window:
- the LOC118265696 gene encoding allergen Tha p 1, which gives rise to MKSFIVLCLFGLAAVALAKPNGSTYTDRYDNVNLDEILGNRRLLTPYIKCILEEGKCTADGKELKSHIREALEQNCAKCTDAQRSGTRRVLGHLINNEEESWNRLKAKYDPQSKYTVKYELELKKLKQ